Proteins found in one Salinimonas lutimaris genomic segment:
- the sufB gene encoding Fe-S cluster assembly protein SufB produces MSEQIEQALSRKYDAGFYSEIESETFENGLDESVIRRISAMKNEPEWMLEWRLKAYRTWLEMVEPEWAHVDYPKIDFQAISYYSAPKSMKDKPKSLDEVDPELLRTYEKLGIPLHEQEMLAGVAVDAVFDSVSVVTTFREKLEEAGVIFCPISEAVHKYPDLVKKYIGSVVPRSDNYYAALNSAVFTDGSFVYIPKGVRCPMELSTYFRINEQNTGQFERTLIVADEGAYVSYLEGCTAPQRDENQLHAAVVELVAMDDAQIKYSTVQNWYPGDENGKGGIYNFVTKRGIAHTNAKISWTQVETGSAVTWKYPSCILKGDNSVGEFYSVALTRGRQQADTGTKMIHLGKNTRSTIISKGISAGRSNNAYRGLVQMGPKADGARNFTECDSLLIGDQCGAHTFPYIESRNPTAIVEHEATTSKVSDDQLFLCQQRGMDPEKAVSMIVNGFCKEVFKELPMEFAVEAGKLLEISLEGSVG; encoded by the coding sequence ATGAGTGAACAGATCGAACAGGCGCTATCGAGAAAATACGATGCCGGTTTCTATTCTGAAATCGAGTCTGAAACCTTCGAAAATGGCCTGGACGAGTCGGTGATTCGCCGCATCTCTGCCATGAAAAACGAACCTGAGTGGATGCTGGAATGGCGTTTAAAAGCCTACCGCACCTGGTTAGAAATGGTAGAACCAGAGTGGGCCCATGTCGACTACCCAAAAATTGATTTTCAGGCAATTTCTTATTACTCCGCGCCCAAAAGCATGAAGGATAAACCAAAGTCATTAGACGAGGTAGACCCTGAATTGCTGCGTACTTACGAAAAGCTGGGCATTCCGCTGCACGAACAGGAAATGCTGGCCGGCGTGGCGGTAGATGCAGTTTTTGACTCGGTCTCTGTTGTGACTACCTTCCGCGAAAAGCTGGAAGAAGCGGGCGTAATTTTCTGTCCGATTTCAGAAGCCGTGCACAAATATCCGGACCTGGTGAAAAAGTATATTGGCTCGGTGGTTCCGCGCAGCGATAACTATTATGCCGCGCTAAATAGTGCAGTCTTTACCGATGGCTCGTTTGTTTACATTCCTAAAGGCGTTCGCTGCCCGATGGAACTGTCGACCTATTTTCGGATCAACGAACAAAATACCGGTCAGTTTGAACGTACCCTGATTGTGGCCGACGAAGGCGCTTATGTCAGCTATCTGGAAGGGTGTACTGCGCCTCAGCGGGACGAAAACCAGCTGCATGCTGCGGTAGTTGAACTGGTGGCGATGGATGATGCGCAAATCAAGTATTCCACCGTGCAAAACTGGTATCCGGGTGATGAAAATGGTAAGGGCGGTATTTATAACTTCGTGACCAAGCGGGGTATTGCTCATACCAATGCGAAAATCTCCTGGACACAGGTTGAAACCGGTTCTGCGGTGACCTGGAAATATCCTAGCTGTATTTTGAAAGGCGATAACAGCGTGGGTGAGTTTTATTCAGTAGCGCTGACTCGCGGTCGTCAGCAGGCTGACACCGGCACGAAAATGATTCACCTGGGCAAAAACACCCGGTCAACCATCATTTCCAAAGGCATTTCAGCCGGCAGAAGTAACAACGCCTATCGGGGGCTGGTCCAGATGGGCCCTAAAGCCGATGGTGCGCGTAACTTTACCGAGTGCGATTCACTGCTGATTGGTGATCAGTGTGGTGCCCATACATTCCCGTATATCGAAAGCCGCAATCCCACAGCGATTGTTGAGCATGAGGCAACCACCTCAAAAGTGAGCGATGACCAGTTATTTTTGTGTCAGCAGCGCGGCATGGATCCGGAAAAAGCGGTATCCATGATTGTTAACGGCTTCTGTAAAGAAGTATTTAAAGAATTACCGATGGAGTTTGCGGTGGAAGCCGGCAAACTGCTCGAAATCAGTCTTGAAGGTTCAGTGGGGTAA
- the sufC gene encoding Fe-S cluster assembly ATPase SufC, whose product MLKIKNLHASVEDKAIIKGLDLEINPGEVHAIMGPNGAGKSTLGYVLSGRDGYEVSEGQVELEGNDLLDMEVEERAQAGLFLAFQYPVEIPGVSNMEFMKESVNAIREQQGEELLTAADFLKKAKAACKQVQLPLDFLKRGVNEGFSGGEKKRNEIMQMILLEPKLAILDESDSGLDVDALQVVADGVNSQRDGKRSFIVVTHYQRLLDYIKPDFVHILADGKIVKSGDASLAMEVEKSGYSFLGKKYEEAEA is encoded by the coding sequence ATGCTTAAGATTAAAAATTTACATGCTAGCGTAGAAGATAAGGCCATCATTAAAGGTCTTGATCTGGAAATTAATCCGGGTGAAGTGCACGCTATCATGGGCCCTAACGGTGCCGGCAAATCTACCCTGGGTTATGTGCTGTCTGGCCGTGATGGCTATGAAGTGTCGGAAGGTCAGGTTGAGCTGGAAGGCAACGACTTGCTGGATATGGAAGTAGAAGAGCGCGCCCAGGCGGGTCTGTTCCTGGCGTTCCAGTATCCGGTTGAGATTCCTGGCGTAAGCAACATGGAATTCATGAAAGAGTCAGTTAACGCCATTCGTGAACAACAGGGCGAAGAGCTGCTGACCGCTGCTGATTTTCTGAAAAAAGCCAAAGCAGCCTGCAAACAGGTTCAGTTACCACTGGATTTCCTGAAGCGTGGCGTTAACGAAGGCTTTTCTGGCGGCGAGAAAAAGCGTAACGAAATTATGCAGATGATCCTGCTTGAGCCAAAACTGGCGATTCTGGATGAATCTGACTCAGGTCTGGACGTTGATGCCCTGCAGGTGGTTGCCGATGGTGTAAACAGCCAGCGTGACGGCAAGCGCAGCTTTATCGTGGTTACCCATTATCAGCGTCTGTTGGACTACATCAAACCTGACTTTGTACATATTCTGGCTGATGGCAAAATCGTGAAAAGCGGTGATGCGTCACTGGCAATGGAAGTGGAAAAATCAGGTTATTCTTTCCTGGGTAAAAAATACGAGGAGGCAGAAGCATGA
- the sufD gene encoding Fe-S cluster assembly protein SufD yields the protein MSQWLTEVIESASATSDFLAPVRKKALSSLEQAGWPGRRNEAWRFTPLTSVEKRTVKAAAEVPAQDAPAIDGLSAYELIFVDGQLTSDTAQLDLPAGVTVAAFDKLDATQQDAVSSLYGQVKPQRHVFGLVNDVASAQGIFIDIAPGIKLDKVIRVTNLVTQDVDAHTRVVARIGEGASARIFEHAEGQASSMSTAFAEYAIGDNAHLEHYRFAMMTGAAKQVGGSHFKLGNASTLNSTVVGYGSELSRLDVDIIHAGEYADAKMNAVYLLAEGELFDLHSNIEHTMPNGTTEENARGIVGDRARAVFNGRIHIHRDAQKTLAELNNRNLLLSRRGLINTKPELEIYADDVKCAHGATVAEIDDEALFYLLTRGIPRSKALVMLNFGFIQELVNQIPETSIRDWLLPKLSERFATMEVK from the coding sequence ATGAGTCAATGGCTAACTGAGGTCATTGAGAGCGCGTCTGCAACATCGGATTTTCTGGCTCCGGTGCGTAAAAAGGCGCTGAGCTCTCTGGAGCAGGCTGGCTGGCCCGGTCGTCGTAACGAAGCATGGCGTTTTACACCACTGACATCGGTGGAAAAGCGCACGGTTAAGGCAGCCGCCGAGGTGCCAGCGCAAGACGCGCCGGCCATTGATGGCCTGAGTGCTTATGAACTGATTTTTGTCGATGGTCAGCTGACCAGCGACACCGCACAATTAGACTTGCCAGCGGGCGTAACCGTTGCGGCATTTGATAAACTGGATGCGACTCAGCAGGATGCGGTGAGCAGCCTGTACGGTCAGGTTAAACCACAGCGTCACGTATTTGGTCTGGTGAATGACGTGGCCTCAGCGCAGGGTATCTTTATTGATATCGCGCCGGGCATAAAGCTGGATAAAGTGATTCGTGTGACCAACCTGGTAACGCAGGATGTGGATGCACACACCCGTGTGGTTGCCCGTATTGGCGAAGGCGCCTCTGCGCGTATTTTTGAACATGCCGAAGGCCAGGCCAGCAGTATGTCTACGGCATTTGCCGAATACGCGATTGGCGACAACGCGCATCTGGAGCATTATCGTTTTGCTATGATGACCGGCGCGGCGAAGCAGGTTGGTGGTTCTCACTTCAAACTGGGCAATGCGTCTACCCTGAATAGCACGGTAGTAGGTTATGGCAGTGAATTGTCTCGTCTGGATGTGGATATTATTCATGCCGGTGAGTATGCCGATGCCAAAATGAATGCTGTTTATCTGCTGGCCGAAGGCGAGCTGTTTGACCTGCATTCAAACATTGAGCACACCATGCCCAACGGGACGACCGAAGAAAATGCCCGGGGCATAGTGGGAGACCGCGCTCGCGCGGTGTTCAATGGCCGTATTCATATTCATCGTGATGCTCAGAAAACACTGGCAGAGCTGAATAACCGTAACCTGTTGCTGTCTCGTCGCGGCCTGATCAATACCAAGCCTGAGCTTGAGATTTATGCTGACGATGTTAAATGCGCCCACGGTGCCACAGTGGCAGAGATTGATGATGAAGCCTTGTTCTATCTGCTGACCCGCGGTATCCCGCGTAGCAAAGCACTGGTGATGCTGAACTTCGGCTTTATTCAGGAACTGGTTAATCAGATCCCTG